DNA from Mucilaginibacter mallensis:
GTGCCTGAACCACCTGCTAGTATTATTCCTTTCATAGTTATGATGTATTTTTATTCTAAACTGTCATTTCAATCTGCATTGCTCTTATATCTGTTGCAGAAGAGTTCTCAAATCGTTAGAAATGACAAAAATTATTTAAGTCGCTCAATACAGATAGCCAGACTATCTCGCCAATAAGGTATCTCTATATCAAATGTAAGCTTGATCTTTGATTTATCCATAACTGAATAAGTCGGCCTTGTTGCCCTTGTCGGATATTCTGATGTGCGTATAGGCAATACCCTTACTTCGGTAGCCGACAGATCAAAGATTCCCTTGGCAAAATCGTACCATGAGGTTACGCCCTCATTACTATAATGGTAAAGGCCATAATTTGTTTTGCCTGATGTGATAATATCCAATATACATGCAGCCAGATCAATGCCATAGGTTGGTGTGCCAACCTGGTCAGCAATTATTTTAAGCAAATCGCGTTCGGCGCCCAGCTTAAGCATGGTTTTAACAAAGTTATTACCAAACTCCGAGTACAGCCAGCTTGTACGCAGTATAAAATGCTCATCTAATATCCGGATAATGTCCTGTTCGCCTTCCAGCTTGGTTAAACCATAAATGCTAATCGGTTCTGCAATATCATCCTCAACACGAGGGTTGGGGTTATCACCTTTAAAAACAAAGTCGGTAGAAACATGTACTAAAACAGAACCGGCTTCTTTACAAGCTACAGCCAGGTTTTCAGCTCCGGTTTTATTGATGCTCCGGGCAAGATCTACATCATCCTCGGCTTTATCAACCGCGGTGTAGGCTGCGCAGTTTATGGCATAAGTTGGTTTATGTTTTTCAAATACCGTTTTAATTGCCTCAACGTTTAAAATATTAGCTTCGTCTTCGGGCAGGAAATGGATATCTGCTACTCCTTTTTCTTCTGCTACTTTTTTTAAGCAATGGCCTAATTGCCCTGAGGCTCCAAATACTACAATGTTTCCCATTAATTTATTTATGAACAATGCTTAATATTAAAAACCAAAATCAACGGCATCTTTTAAAAAAGGCAGCTCTTTATCTTTGTCTGACACCAGCAGATCAGCAGCAGGTAATTGCCAGTCGATATTTATATCCGGATCGGCGAAATACAAACCGCCCTCTGATGCTTTGTTGTAATAGTTATCGCATTTATACTGGAATACGGCTTCATCGCTCAGTACCACAAAACCATGCGCAAAACCACGGGGGATTAAGAATTGACTGTTGTTGGTTTCAGTAAGCAATACGGCATGATATTGGCCGTAAGTTGGAGAAGCTTTTCTCAGGTCGACAGCAACATCCAATACCTCACCACGGGTTACTCTTACCAGCTTTGTCTGCGCGTGTTCGCCCATTTGCAGATGCAACCCGCGTAATACACCTTTTGTTGAGAAAGATTGATTATCCTGTACAAAATGTATCTCTCTGCCAATGGCATCAAAAAACCTTTTTTCGTTGAATGATTCAAAAAAATAACCTCGGTCATCATTAAATATCCGGGGGTTTATAACGATACATCCTTCAAGATGTGTTTGTATTATATTCATTGGGTAGATGTAATGCGGAAAAAATTAGTTATCGTACTGTGTTTCGTAATAGTGAGCATACGCCCCACTTGTAATATTATTAAGCCATGTTTTGTTTGATAGGAACCAATCAATAGTTGCTGAAAGTCCTTCTTCAAATGTAACTGATGGCGACCAGCCTAATTCTTTATTGATCTTGCTGGCATCAATGGCGTAACGCAAATCATGGCCCGGGCGGTCTTTTACATAGGTGATCAACTTAGCGCTGGTACCTGGCTCACGATCTAGTTTTTCATCCATCTGCTTACAAAGTACATGTACCAGGTTAATATTCTGCCACTCGTTAAAGCCGCCAATATTGTAAGTATCACCTTTTTTACCTTCGTGGAATATCAAATCGATAGCGCGGGCATGGTCAATTACATACAGCCAATCGCGGGTATATTTACCATCGCCATAAACCGGTAAAGGTTTGTTATGGATGATGTTATTGATCATTAAAGGGATCAGTTTTTCAGGAAAATGGTTGGGGCCATAATTGTTTGAGCAGTTTGATACCACTACCTGTAAGCCATAAGTATCATAGTATGCACGCACAAAATGATCAGATGCTGCCTTGCTCGCGCTGTACGGCGAGTGCGGATCATAACGGGTATCCTCGGTAAACAAGCCCTCGGCACCTAAAGCGCCATAAACCTCATCGGTTGATACATGGTAAAAAAGATGACTTTTGTAATCGTCCTTCCATTTATTTTTGGCTATATCCAATAAAGTAACCGTACCTATTACGTTGGTATACACAAAATCCATCGGACTAAGTATTGACCTATCCACATGTGACTCTGCCGCCAGGTGGATAACATCCGTAACATTATATTGATCGAAAATAGCGCTGATTCGGGCACTATCCTTTATATCAGCCTTTTCAAAAACATAATTTTTGGCATGCTCTATATCTTTTAAATTCTCCAGGTTGCCGGCATAAGTAAGCGCGTCAACATTTATGATGCGATAATCAGGGTATTGTGTTACAAAGCGGCGAACCACGTGTGAACCAATAAAGCCGGCGCCGCCGGTAATTAAGACTGTTTTCATGGGCTTTTAATTAATAATTTATAATTCAGCAATAAAAAGCATTGATCGTTATAAATATTAAAACTAAATGTTATTTTAAGATCAAATATAATATATTTTGTAACTATTAAGCATCATTTTATTAATATAATGATGCTGTTTTTTGTACTTGTGTTTTATCGTTCAGCCAAGTGATTATGATTATTTAAAAAATCCTGGTAAGCCAATTTAATTCCTTCAGCTAATGTTGTGCTATACTTCCAGCCTTTGCTCTGTAGTTTGCTCACATCCATTAGTTTTCTTGGTGTTCCATCAGGCTTTGAGGTATCAAAATTAATCTCCCCAGTGTAGCCTATGATATCTTTTACCAAATAAGCCAGATCCTTTATGGATAGATCTTCACCTGTACCTATATTGATATGACCGGCTTCGTTATAGTTCAGCATCAGGTAGTAACAAGCTTCGGCCAGGTCATCAGCAAATAAAAACTCACGCTTTGGTGATCCAGTGCCCCATATGGTTACTGCCGGTGCGCCATTTTCTTTTGCTTCATGAAAGCGGCGTATCATCGCCGGTAAAACATGTGAATTTTGTGGGTGATAATTATCATTATAGCCATACAAATTTGTTGGCATTACTGATATATAATTACAACCATATTGGGCACGATAGGCATCGCACATTTTTATACCTGCAATTTTTGCAATAGCGTAGGGCTCATTGGTTTCTTCAAGCAAGCCGGTTAGCAAATATTCTTCCTTTAACGGCTGTGGGGCCATTTTAGGATAAATACAGCTTGAGCCTAAAAACATCAGCTTTTTCACACCATTTAAGTACGACTGATGAATGATATTATTCTGTATTTGTAAGTTATCATACAAAAATTCGGCGCGATAGGTGTTATTGGCGATAATACCCCCAACTTTAGCTGCTGCTACAAAAACATAGTCGGGCTTTTCCTGCTCAAAAAAATCGGCTACCGCCTGCTGGTTACGCAAATCAAGTGTATCTGACGTGCGCGTAACAAAATTGGTAAAGCCTTCTTTTTTAAGTTTCCTATAGATAGCTGAACCCACCATGCCCCTATGACCGGCTATGTATATCTTTGCTTCTTTTTCCATAAATATTATTCAAACTGGTTTCTGATAATGTAGCCTGAATCTTTTAATAGTTTCTCTCTTCTGAACAATTCAACATCTGCAGCAACCATCTCTTTTACCAATCCTTGCAGGTCGTATTTAGGTTTCCAGCCTAATTTTGTTTTTGATTTGGTTGGATCACCGATCAGCAGATCAACTTCAGTTGGGCGAAAATAGGCTTTATCAACAGCAACTACTTCTTTGCCCGTTTCGATCTGAAAATCAGGATTACTGCAACTTACCACGTAGCCTTTTTCGTCTACGCCCCCACCTTTAAATTCAACGGTGATACCTACTTCAGCAAATGACATTCTTACAAACTCACGTACACGGGTGGTTACTCCTGTAGCTATAACGTAATCTTCAGGGGTATCCTGCTGTAATATCAGGTACATGGCTTCTACATAATCTTTGGCATGCCCCCAGTCCCGCTGTGCATCAAGGTTACCCAGGAATAATTTATCCTGCAGGCCCATTGCTATTTTGGCGGTTGCCCTGGTAATTTTACGGGTTACAAATGTTTCGCCGCGTAACGGGCTCTCGTGGTTAAACAAAATACCATTGCACGCGTATATGCCGTAGGCTTCACGATAGTTTACAGTGATCCAGTATGCGTACATTTTCGCTACTGCATAGGGTGAGCGCGGGTAAAATGGTGTTGTTTCTGACTGTGGAACCGCTTGCACCAAACCATATAATTCAGAGGTGGATGCCTGGTATATTTTAGTCTTTTTTTCAAGCCCTAATATGCGGATGGCTTCCAGCAAACGTAAGGTTCCGATGCCATCGGCATTGGCAGTATATTCGGGGGTATCAAAACTTACTTTTACATGCGACATTGCGCCCAGATTATATATTTCATCAGGTTGTACCTGTTGTATGATCCTTATCAGGTTAGTGGAATCCGATAGATCGCCATAGTGTAGTGTCAGTTTAATATTGGTGTCATGAGGATCCTGATACAGGTGATCAATTCTATCGGTATTAAATAAAGAACTGCGGCGTTTTATACCGTGTACTTCGTATCCTTTTGATAATAATAATTCTGTAAGATAAGCTCCGTCTTGTCCTGTTACTCCGGTTATTAAAGCAATTTTTTGCGCCATAAAGGGTTTTAGATAATATTATGCAGTATATAATTATAATTGCCAGGGGTTATAATTTATGCAATTATAAAATACTATCATCACGATATATCAGCAAATATAAGAATGTTAAGTAACAGCGAACGCCTAAACTATTTTTTTGTATTTTAGTGGCTCTATGAATACAAACATTGTTGTTGCAATTGATGGCTACTCATCATGCGGTAAGAGCACTTTAGCCAAGGCATTAAGTAAAAAGCTTCATTTCATATACGTTGATAGTGGCGCGATGTATCGTGCTGTTGCGTTATATTTTTTACGCAATAACGTGGATATGACCGACCACGAACAAATAGCGCAGGCTTTGCAAAACATACACTTAAATTTTCATTCGCGCGATTATCAAACGCATATTATATTGAATGGGGAAGAAGTATCGGAAGAAATAAGGCTGATGCCGGTATCAGAAAAAGTTGCTGCAGTGGCTTCGTTACACCAGGTACGTGTTGAAATGGTTAAACAACAACAGCGTATGGGAAAATCAAGCAATATTGTAATGGATGGCCGCGATATTGGTACGGCTGTTTTTCCACATGCCCAGGTTAAGATATTTATGACTGCTGACCCGAAGATAAGGGCTGAAAGACGCTTTAAAGAACTTGCGCCTAAAAATCCGGATTTAACGCTTGAAGAGATATTTGAAAGTCTTGCCCATCGTGATTACCAGGATACCACACGTGCCGAAAGCCCTTTGATACGTGCGGACGATGCTATAATACTGGATAATACAGAGCTTACACCTGATGAACAGCTGCAATTTGTATTAGATAAAGTATTACCTTTTGTAGAGCAGACTAAATAATACTTGGGATGCCATCTGTCGGGTAAACCTGCTCTTTATAAGTAATTATTTAAAATAATGAGCAGGCATACCTTTTGCATCGGTTTTAACTGCAAAAACCCCTCCGCTCAACGGATACAGTTCCAGTTCTTCTTCAGTCATCTCGGCCCGGGCGGTGGTAATATACAGCGTATCCAGATTATCCCCACCAAAGGCGCATGAGCTCACCTTGGGAGCCGGCACAGCAACCTTATGAATCATTTCGCCTGTTTGCGGATCAAACCTGGCTACACAAAAACCATCCCATAAAGCAATCCACAGCATCCCTTCATTATCAATGGTCATGCCATCAGGGTACCCCTGTTCTTCAGGTATGGTAATGATTACTTTTTTATTGGCAATAGCGCCGGTTTGCCTGTCAAAATCATACTGCACAACCTGGCCGGTTGGCGTATCAATATAATACATTAAGCTACCATCGGCGTTCCAGGCAATCCCGTTTGAAATAGATACACCACTTACCTTTTCCTCCATCGCAAAATTTTCACTAATGCAATATAATTCACTAACCTCTCTCACGCCGCTCATAGAATGAGTACCTACCCAAAAACGGCCTTCGTGATCACATTTACCATCGTTAAACCGTTTATTATGCATCAGATGGATGTCAGTATCTATTTTATAAGTTATTGTTCCGTCTGTAAGTTCAATAGTTGCAATACCATCTTCCAGGGCTACCAATACCTGTCCGTTATTTGTTGGTACTACTGTGCCAATTCTTTTTAATGTATTATAAGTTCTGTTTTGATTGGTTACAGGATCAAACACATTAAATAACCTGCCTTCAATATCAACCCAATAAAGCTTGCTCTCCATATGGTTCCATATTGCTCCTTCGCCAAGCTGGGCTTTTGCATCAAAAATCAGGTCTGCAGTTATATGTTTTGTGTCCATTATGGTGAATAAAATTTAAATGCTAAATATATAAATCATAATTTGGTTAAAAAGCCTGCACAACTTATTTCCCGAAAAGAAATTATTACAATTAAATAAAAAATTGTTTAACCGAACATTGCTGCAGTAGAAATAGTTTGAGAAAACTTTCTTAAGACTAAAAACCCGCTTTGGGAAAACAGGCCGCCTAACAAGTGTTATTCAACAGGTAATCATCCTGAATAAATTTTTTATTTAAACTTTCATTACTTATAATTGTCTTACGTTCAACAATAAAACAATATTAAAAATTGTTTGTTTTTAACACAACAATAATTAAGTAAATCCCCTATAATCATGACAAAATCATCTAATCAAATTCGGAAATTCTATCCTAAAAACTGGGCAAAAACTGGAGCAATTATTTTTCTGCACCTTATTTGCTTTTTAGTAATTGGTGCAACTACGGCAAATGCACAAGTCCTGACACGATCAGCAGTTTTGAGTAGTCGTCTAAATGTCGATACTATTATTAGCAGTAATTCATTTAATAGTACCTCAACCTTTAATACTTACTGGCGTTATCTGTACCCGTGGGGATCAGATCATAACGGCGCAGCCAGAATGTATAAAGAAAATGTTTCAATAAACAATGGCATTTTAAAACTAACTGCAAACAGAATAACTACTGACGAAGGTTCAAGTAAATCTACCCCGTTTTTAAAAATCGATTACCATTCCGGAACTGTATCTAACCGCCAACCTATAGCTGTTACTGATAGCTTTCCTGAATATCAAATCAGTGGTTATTTTAAGGTACCAATTGAAACCGGCGTATGGCCTGCGTTTTGGCTTACCGCAGTAAAAAGCTGGCCTCCTGAAATTGATATCCTGGAGTACATGGGAAGTAATATGTTAAGGCAAAACACTTTTACGCCCCCACATATTAGAACATCAAAATATTCAAATGTAGCCAGTGCCGAAAATACATGGCACCAATATAAGGTTGTTTTGAAAAAGTTGAATAATACGGATATTTCTGTTGAATATTATTTCGACGGGAAATTAACGCAGATACATAAAGGAGCAAATTACTTTAATAAACCCATGTGGTTAATTATAAATTTACAGATGGAGGGTATGAGTGGTGGGCCCGGACCACAAACCGTAAGCTATTATGCCAAAAATGTTCAAGTTATAAGATACAGAAGCTATTAACAGGCAGATGTAATGATTACATATAGCAAAAGGACTAATAGACTTATTAGCCCTTTTGCTGTTTTTTACGCATATATGAACCATATCGCATAAAAAACAATGGGTATTTTATTAGGTATCGTTTAAACAATTGCGGCTCGCTATATATACGATAGACCCACCTGATATTGTACTTATCAAAAAAAGACGGATAATACCCTACTTTTTGGGCCGACTGGTGCAGATAGCCCCCGCAAGTATATCCATAGCCATTCCAGCCTGATTTTTTTAGTGTTATTAAAAACTCTTCTTGTTTGGGTGTGCCCATACCGCATATAACAACCGATATATCCTTATCTTTTAATATTTGCAGGGCTTCATCCATATCAGCAGCGCTATTAAAATAGCCATGCCTTACATAATTAAATTTAATATCATAAGCCTCTCCCAGATTTTTAGCAGCTTGTTCTATTACCCCCTCTTTGGTTCCAATTAAACCAATGTTAAGTTTATTTTCGCGGGCAAACTTAAAAACCAAAGGGGCAACCGAAGTATCATCAAAACTAAAGCGGTTAATATTTTTCTTGAGTGTTTTATTTATAACCTTAACAAGCCAAATACCATCAACGTACCAATAATCTACCCCGTTGGCAATATCAACTGATTTTTTAAGCAGATCTATAGAATAAGGATTAACAAATGAAGTGATACCACGCTTGATGTTAAAATTTCCTAACTTACCAATAATGATATCCCAGCTTTGTTCAGCACGAACATGTTTCATAAATTATTAACAATATTACAAAATAAATTAGGTTATCTCCTGCAATTATATAAATCGGCTACACTTAATTAAAAAAATAATAATTTCATTATCTGTTATGCTGTTTCTATCACATCAGAAAAGTTTTCAGTAAACTTTTGCCACGAGTTATTTTGGGCTATTTTAATCCTTTCCAAAGCATGTTCTGTATCACTTGATATTGTAAACAAATTAATTTGCTCTAATATTTCATCATAAGTGTTACCTGTTATTAACAGGTTTTCGTACCTTAAAAAATTATACATTTTTGTTGCAACTATTGGAAGCCCTGTTGCAAAGCATTCATAAAATTTAGCTGGGATTATGCCGTTAGTGTACTCATTTACATTATATGGTAAAATGATGGCATCGAATTTATTTATTATTTCAGGAAGCTGGTCAGATTTCACTACAGGTAATATTTCTATTAAGTTTGAAATATCAGTACTTTTTACTCCCCCAACTATAGTTATTAAAATTCCCTTCTCCGCTAAAAAATTCAAGAGGTTTATATCAATCTTAAGCGGATCAACCTGCCCGTAATAAATTAATTTACGGAGTTTGGTACGGCTTTGTGGCTTAAAGAATCTGTTAAATAATTTAAAATCAACAGCGGGTTCAATTATCTTTATTGTTTTTGATAATGCCGTATGCTTCTGCAACAAAAATTCACAATCTACCACTACTGCATTTGCTTCTTTAATTAATTGATTTTCTATCTGCACCGTATCGGCAGGCATTTCTTTAAAAGCTTCAAAGTTTGATACGCAATCATATATGACTTTTGAAGGTTTTAAAAAATCAATCAATTGAAGATTTGTAGAGGTTGGAGCGTATATGATAAGTATACATTCATCATTTTTAAAATACGATGATATTTTTGAAGCAAGCTTTTTTACAAAGAAAAGCTTGTTAAAAAGTCTGTTTATTTTAAAGGTTGAAGGTAATACAAACGGACTAACAACATTAACTGCAGCGTCGGAATGAGGGGTTTGAGTTTTAACAGATTTTAGCAGTCGGGAGAAAATCCGTGGTATGTCAGCAATTTGTGGGTTTCGCTTTGCCGCGCTCTCAACAAAAACCACATTATAACCAAAATCAACTAAATTTTCTGCTAAATTCTGATGCCTTTGTTTCAGGAAGAGCCATTCAATATTGGCTAGTATTACTATGTCTTTTTTTTTCATGCCTGGCATATTACATCTTTTGCCTTAACAAAATGCGTTTAAGTCTTTTTAATTTACTTATGAATAACATGTAAAAAGTTGGCTTAACAATAATTGGGTAATAAGTAGCATCACCAATTAATTCATTAATATAGTCAGATGCTTTGCCACTCCTGGTTACCCCTAAATGCCTTGAAAGGTATGTTTTAATAGAATTATTCAGCTCATCCTGTACAAAATGGCTACTTAAGCTAGATAGGGCTTTCAACAAGTCATCCTTGGTTGTAGCATAGAATAAACACTTATTATCGGGCTCAAAGTCATAAAACAGCTTTTCACCATGTGGGTTGTAATAAATTACAGGACGGCCAAGGCACAATGCCTCATGTATAAGCGAGCTAAACCTTGTTATTAATATGGTAGATTGCTTTAATGAATCATGAACTGTTGACGCGTTTGTTTTGATAAGGTTAAACTTTGAGAAATCACCACGGTCACGCGGATGCTGGCAAATTGCATAGTCGATATTTAATTCAGCGCATGACGATACAATATCCCCAACCCAGTTATCGCGGGCATCTTCGTAAATACCATAAGTAAAATTAACATTTACAAATACGCTTAATTTTTCGGGTATAGGAAATGGCTTCAGCTCCTCATATCTTGGGTTACCGATAACAGCACAAACTTTACCACTTAGCGGAACATTTTTTAATGTAACCACACCCTGATAAATAGGCAGGCAGCAATAAAGCATTCTTTTGTCCCTTTTGTTAAAATCAATCACAGATTCCTGTATGCAAATTGTATTGATATCATTCTTCATGAAATCAAGGTTTACTCTTTGCTCCAACGGGCCCCAATCATTTCCACATACAAGCAGATTATACTCCGTTACATTAGGAATGCTGAGTTCAAAATCTTTAGTAATCAATCCAATTTTTTCACCGGCACCTTTTGCGTTTTCACCTTTGCGGCTATACAGGTCCCATGGTAAGGTTTGTTTCTTTAATAAATTTTGAAACAAAAAGATGTGGGTATCATTAGAAACAAAAAAACATACTTTCCTATCAGTAACTGTAACTGCTTTTGCTGCAAAAGTTTCATATTGAAATTGAGACAGGAAATCAGGATGATCAGTATTAAATGATTCCACAAGATCCTCTTCGATATAAATTTTGCTTATACTTATAATTGAGGCCAAATCTGTATAAGAATTAAGACCGGGACTATACCAAAGCCCGCAGGAGTTATCATTATGTTTAAGCAGGGTTAAAACATAATCAACGTTATTCTTAAAAAATACTACAATCATTAATGAAATTATTTAAGCAAAATTTTAAAATGAGCACCTATAATCAAGGCAACAATCCTTAACCCTTATTTATAATCCTGGCAGGATTACCAACTGCAACACTATTTGAAGGGATATCCTTTACGACAATCGAACCCGCCCCTATTACTACATTATCGCCTATATTTAAATCACCTAAAATGCAAACACCGGCACCAATATTAACATTGTTACCAATAACAGGGCATTTACTATCGGCGCCTTTATTGCCAATTGTCAGGCTGTGCCTTAATACACAATTGTTTCCAATTCTTACCGCGGGGTTCAGTACAATAGCATAACCATGCCATATTTGTGTGCCTGAACCTAAAACAGCTCCAAATGTGAGTTCAACACCTAGTAACCATTCCACAAAAAATATGTAGAGGACTAAATACCAGAAAAAGAACAATAAAAGAACTGGGGTAAACCTGATACGTATAGCTAATCTGTATAAGAGCAAAATGGTTCTGCCTTTTGGATTGCCTTTATTTGCGCTCCAATCTTGTAATATTGAGAAATTTCTTTTCACTTTATATTAAGTATTATAAATGATTAGCCCATTATATTAAAAGTCTTTTTAGCCTGAATTGGAAATGGATATACATCTACCTTAGGCTTAACAATTTTCACTTCTTTACTTTTCGCTGCCACATAATATAAGAATCCTACAAAAACTACGGTTCCTAAAAAGTTAGTTACCAGGTTATCAAAAAACATAAATGAATACCGCAGCAGATAAACCAAGGCAATCAAATACCCTTTGTTTTTAGATTTCTTAGCGAAAAATACACCTAATGAAATATCGGCTATTAAAAACAGGAATAACCCTACTACGCCTAAATCGTAAGCAATCTTTAAAAAATCATTGTGCACCTCAAAAAATTGATCATAATAGTGGGGCGAAACATTGATGTATGAGCCTATGCCTTTTCCGAA
Protein-coding regions in this window:
- the rfbD gene encoding dTDP-4-dehydrorhamnose reductase, translated to MGNIVVFGASGQLGHCLKKVAEEKGVADIHFLPEDEANILNVEAIKTVFEKHKPTYAINCAAYTAVDKAEDDVDLARSINKTGAENLAVACKEAGSVLVHVSTDFVFKGDNPNPRVEDDIAEPISIYGLTKLEGEQDIIRILDEHFILRTSWLYSEFGNNFVKTMLKLGAERDLLKIIADQVGTPTYGIDLAACILDIITSGKTNYGLYHYSNEGVTSWYDFAKGIFDLSATEVRVLPIRTSEYPTRATRPTYSVMDKSKIKLTFDIEIPYWRDSLAICIERLK
- the rfbC gene encoding dTDP-4-dehydrorhamnose 3,5-epimerase, with the protein product MNIIQTHLEGCIVINPRIFNDDRGYFFESFNEKRFFDAIGREIHFVQDNQSFSTKGVLRGLHLQMGEHAQTKLVRVTRGEVLDVAVDLRKASPTYGQYHAVLLTETNNSQFLIPRGFAHGFVVLSDEAVFQYKCDNYYNKASEGGLYFADPDINIDWQLPAADLLVSDKDKELPFLKDAVDFGF
- the rfbB gene encoding dTDP-glucose 4,6-dehydratase; protein product: MKTVLITGGAGFIGSHVVRRFVTQYPDYRIINVDALTYAGNLENLKDIEHAKNYVFEKADIKDSARISAIFDQYNVTDVIHLAAESHVDRSILSPMDFVYTNVIGTVTLLDIAKNKWKDDYKSHLFYHVSTDEVYGALGAEGLFTEDTRYDPHSPYSASKAASDHFVRAYYDTYGLQVVVSNCSNNYGPNHFPEKLIPLMINNIIHNKPLPVYGDGKYTRDWLYVIDHARAIDLIFHEGKKGDTYNIGGFNEWQNINLVHVLCKQMDEKLDREPGTSAKLITYVKDRPGHDLRYAIDASKINKELGWSPSVTFEEGLSATIDWFLSNKTWLNNITSGAYAHYYETQYDN
- the fcl gene encoding GDP-L-fucose synthase, which encodes MEKEAKIYIAGHRGMVGSAIYRKLKKEGFTNFVTRTSDTLDLRNQQAVADFFEQEKPDYVFVAAAKVGGIIANNTYRAEFLYDNLQIQNNIIHQSYLNGVKKLMFLGSSCIYPKMAPQPLKEEYLLTGLLEETNEPYAIAKIAGIKMCDAYRAQYGCNYISVMPTNLYGYNDNYHPQNSHVLPAMIRRFHEAKENGAPAVTIWGTGSPKREFLFADDLAEACYYLMLNYNEAGHINIGTGEDLSIKDLAYLVKDIIGYTGEINFDTSKPDGTPRKLMDVSKLQSKGWKYSTTLAEGIKLAYQDFLNNHNHLAER
- the gmd gene encoding GDP-mannose 4,6-dehydratase, which translates into the protein MAQKIALITGVTGQDGAYLTELLLSKGYEVHGIKRRSSLFNTDRIDHLYQDPHDTNIKLTLHYGDLSDSTNLIRIIQQVQPDEIYNLGAMSHVKVSFDTPEYTANADGIGTLRLLEAIRILGLEKKTKIYQASTSELYGLVQAVPQSETTPFYPRSPYAVAKMYAYWITVNYREAYGIYACNGILFNHESPLRGETFVTRKITRATAKIAMGLQDKLFLGNLDAQRDWGHAKDYVEAMYLILQQDTPEDYVIATGVTTRVREFVRMSFAEVGITVEFKGGGVDEKGYVVSCSNPDFQIETGKEVVAVDKAYFRPTEVDLLIGDPTKSKTKLGWKPKYDLQGLVKEMVAADVELFRREKLLKDSGYIIRNQFE
- the cmk gene encoding (d)CMP kinase, coding for MNTNIVVAIDGYSSCGKSTLAKALSKKLHFIYVDSGAMYRAVALYFLRNNVDMTDHEQIAQALQNIHLNFHSRDYQTHIILNGEEVSEEIRLMPVSEKVAAVASLHQVRVEMVKQQQRMGKSSNIVMDGRDIGTAVFPHAQVKIFMTADPKIRAERRFKELAPKNPDLTLEEIFESLAHRDYQDTTRAESPLIRADDAIILDNTELTPDEQLQFVLDKVLPFVEQTK
- a CDS encoding SMP-30/gluconolactonase/LRE family protein, which translates into the protein MDTKHITADLIFDAKAQLGEGAIWNHMESKLYWVDIEGRLFNVFDPVTNQNRTYNTLKRIGTVVPTNNGQVLVALEDGIATIELTDGTITYKIDTDIHLMHNKRFNDGKCDHEGRFWVGTHSMSGVREVSELYCISENFAMEEKVSGVSISNGIAWNADGSLMYYIDTPTGQVVQYDFDRQTGAIANKKVIITIPEEQGYPDGMTIDNEGMLWIALWDGFCVARFDPQTGEMIHKVAVPAPKVSSCAFGGDNLDTLYITTARAEMTEEELELYPLSGGVFAVKTDAKGMPAHYFK
- a CDS encoding glycoside hydrolase family 16 protein translates to MTKSSNQIRKFYPKNWAKTGAIIFLHLICFLVIGATTANAQVLTRSAVLSSRLNVDTIISSNSFNSTSTFNTYWRYLYPWGSDHNGAARMYKENVSINNGILKLTANRITTDEGSSKSTPFLKIDYHSGTVSNRQPIAVTDSFPEYQISGYFKVPIETGVWPAFWLTAVKSWPPEIDILEYMGSNMLRQNTFTPPHIRTSKYSNVASAENTWHQYKVVLKKLNNTDISVEYYFDGKLTQIHKGANYFNKPMWLIINLQMEGMSGGPGPQTVSYYAKNVQVIRYRSY
- a CDS encoding WecB/TagA/CpsF family glycosyltransferase, whose translation is MKHVRAEQSWDIIIGKLGNFNIKRGITSFVNPYSIDLLKKSVDIANGVDYWYVDGIWLVKVINKTLKKNINRFSFDDTSVAPLVFKFARENKLNIGLIGTKEGVIEQAAKNLGEAYDIKFNYVRHGYFNSAADMDEALQILKDKDISVVICGMGTPKQEEFLITLKKSGWNGYGYTCGGYLHQSAQKVGYYPSFFDKYNIRWVYRIYSEPQLFKRYLIKYPLFFMRYGSYMRKKQQKG
- a CDS encoding glycosyltransferase family protein; this translates as MKKKDIVILANIEWLFLKQRHQNLAENLVDFGYNVVFVESAAKRNPQIADIPRIFSRLLKSVKTQTPHSDAAVNVVSPFVLPSTFKINRLFNKLFFVKKLASKISSYFKNDECILIIYAPTSTNLQLIDFLKPSKVIYDCVSNFEAFKEMPADTVQIENQLIKEANAVVVDCEFLLQKHTALSKTIKIIEPAVDFKLFNRFFKPQSRTKLRKLIYYGQVDPLKIDINLLNFLAEKGILITIVGGVKSTDISNLIEILPVVKSDQLPEIINKFDAIILPYNVNEYTNGIIPAKFYECFATGLPIVATKMYNFLRYENLLITGNTYDEILEQINLFTISSDTEHALERIKIAQNNSWQKFTENFSDVIETA
- a CDS encoding serine acetyltransferase; the encoded protein is MKRNFSILQDWSANKGNPKGRTILLLYRLAIRIRFTPVLLLFFFWYLVLYIFFVEWLLGVELTFGAVLGSGTQIWHGYAIVLNPAVRIGNNCVLRHSLTIGNKGADSKCPVIGNNVNIGAGVCILGDLNIGDNVVIGAGSIVVKDIPSNSVAVGNPARIINKG